In Desulfatirhabdium butyrativorans DSM 18734, one genomic interval encodes:
- a CDS encoding DUF2062 domain-containing protein encodes MIPNTDSTSKQNQTIPSWFSRTKDRFYKAYKRFLAIEGEPHHIALGFALGLFVGMTPTMGFQMAIAIFFAIPLKWNKLSAAAGVWITNPLTAPFIYWFNYVVGKKVFQIQIAQKCIGDPSTRSFLDLIKETPDILIAMTLGGVVIGLPLAVLGYYVSYALISRYQRRKKHANHP; translated from the coding sequence ATGATTCCGAATACCGATTCGACGTCCAAACAAAATCAAACGATCCCCTCCTGGTTCTCACGAACCAAAGATCGGTTTTATAAGGCATACAAACGTTTTCTGGCAATTGAGGGAGAGCCGCACCATATCGCCCTGGGTTTTGCACTCGGTCTGTTTGTCGGCATGACGCCTACCATGGGATTTCAGATGGCCATCGCCATCTTCTTCGCCATCCCGCTGAAGTGGAACAAACTGTCTGCCGCAGCAGGCGTCTGGATCACCAATCCGCTGACCGCGCCTTTCATCTATTGGTTCAATTACGTTGTCGGCAAGAAAGTGTTCCAAATCCAAATCGCCCAGAAATGCATCGGCGATCCGAGTACGCGATCCTTTCTGGACCTGATCAAGGAAACGCCCGATATCCTGATCGCCATGACGCTCGGCGGCGTGGTCATTGGACTGCCGCTGGCCGTCCTGGGTTATTACGTATCCTATGCGCTGATATCCCGCTATCAGAGGCGGAAGAAACACGCAAACCATCCTTGA
- a CDS encoding B12-binding domain-containing radical SAM protein: protein MSEIVLVQPPIRDFYLTQKRTFPYGLSRIAASLRKAGFDVELIDALATSKQKRIALPESMQEAADLYGPPDASPFGLFNGYRHFGYSFEHLASRVRAAKPWLVGISSLFTAYSNEALHLAKTIKKFHPNCKIVLGGHHPTAFPETVLEMPDVDFVIRGDGEAAMTELAVCLRTGAGLDAVPGLAFRNTGGKTVVKEPAELRRIDRLPPPALDLIRLDFYSRNNRSAIVVAASRGCPMQCSYCCFGSGSGVSYRRMPWNAVMAEIDAALSRYDVGFIDFEDEHLSLDREGMIGFLEEFRERFGDRKIELRAMNGLYPPSLNAELVAEMRTAGFRTLNLSLGSTDPAQMKRFNRPHIIDAFDRCLILAENNGMDAVGYLLIAAPDQTARASLADLICLAEKRVLIGVSVYYPAPGSMDYAWCAQGGLLPADIARFRSTALPLAHRTTRIETVTLMRICRIINFIKRLADAGIDLKRLDPEQNGKDLSERDRIGIHLLRLFLEDGHIRGADPGGGFFFHRADESLVERFRSAIDNIRFRGVKT from the coding sequence ATGAGTGAGATCGTTCTCGTACAACCCCCCATCCGGGATTTCTACCTGACACAGAAGCGGACCTTCCCCTACGGGCTGAGCCGTATTGCAGCTTCTCTCCGGAAGGCGGGCTTCGATGTGGAATTGATCGATGCTCTGGCGACATCGAAGCAGAAGCGGATCGCCCTGCCGGAATCCATGCAGGAAGCGGCCGATCTCTATGGCCCGCCGGATGCTTCGCCGTTCGGCCTGTTCAACGGATACCGACATTTCGGTTACAGTTTCGAACATCTCGCATCGCGGGTTCGCGCTGCCAAGCCATGGCTTGTCGGCATTTCTTCGCTGTTTACGGCCTACAGCAACGAGGCCCTGCATCTGGCGAAGACCATAAAGAAATTCCATCCGAATTGCAAGATCGTGTTGGGCGGCCATCATCCAACGGCCTTTCCGGAAACGGTCCTGGAAATGCCCGATGTGGACTTTGTCATCCGGGGCGACGGCGAAGCGGCCATGACCGAGCTGGCGGTCTGTCTGCGCACGGGGGCGGGACTCGATGCCGTTCCGGGCCTCGCCTTCCGAAACACAGGCGGCAAAACGGTTGTGAAGGAACCCGCCGAATTGCGCCGCATCGACCGGCTGCCTCCACCGGCGCTCGATCTCATTCGGCTCGATTTCTACAGCCGGAACAACCGTTCCGCCATCGTCGTCGCCGCCAGCCGCGGATGCCCCATGCAGTGCAGTTATTGCTGCTTCGGGAGCGGGTCGGGCGTTTCCTACAGGCGCATGCCCTGGAATGCCGTGATGGCGGAAATCGATGCGGCACTTTCTCGATACGATGTCGGGTTCATCGACTTCGAGGACGAACACCTGAGCCTCGACCGGGAAGGGATGATCGGCTTTCTGGAAGAATTTCGGGAAAGGTTCGGGGATCGGAAAATCGAGCTTCGGGCGATGAACGGTCTCTATCCGCCTTCTCTCAATGCCGAACTGGTGGCCGAGATGCGAACCGCCGGATTCCGCACCCTGAATCTCTCGCTCGGGTCTACCGATCCGGCCCAGATGAAGCGCTTCAACAGGCCCCATATCATCGATGCTTTCGATCGGTGCCTGATCCTTGCCGAGAATAACGGCATGGATGCCGTCGGTTATCTGTTGATCGCAGCCCCGGATCAAACAGCCAGGGCCTCGCTGGCCGATCTGATCTGCCTGGCCGAAAAGCGGGTGCTCATCGGCGTATCGGTCTATTATCCGGCTCCCGGAAGCATGGATTATGCCTGGTGTGCGCAAGGAGGGCTCCTGCCGGCGGATATCGCCCGGTTCCGATCAACCGCCCTGCCCCTTGCCCATCGGACCACGCGGATCGAGACCGTCACCCTGATGCGGATTTGCCGAATCATCAATTTCATCAAACGGCTCGCCGATGCGGGCATCGATCTGAAGCGGCTCGATCCGGAGCAGAATGGAAAAGATTTGTCCGAAAGAGACCGGATCGGTATCCATCTGCTCCGGCTGTTTCTGGAAGATGGGCATATCCGTGGCGCCGATCCCGGGGGCGGGTTCTTTTTTCATCGCGCGGATGAATCGCTTGTCGAACGTTTTCGATCCGCAATCGACAACATCCGTTTTCGGGGAGTGAAAACGTGA
- a CDS encoding NFACT RNA binding domain-containing protein, translated as MNEQDFHHYTLDGEWIVLAGKTDEANDRLSLRVAAADDWWFHVKGMPGSHVILRHRQDGAPDKSILRAAASIAAWHSKARNGGTTAVSMTRARHVSKPSGAKAGTVMIRKETVLLVKPGLPEPPHE; from the coding sequence TTGAACGAACAGGATTTTCATCACTACACCCTCGATGGGGAATGGATCGTTCTGGCCGGGAAAACCGACGAGGCCAACGACCGGCTCAGTCTTCGCGTGGCCGCTGCCGACGACTGGTGGTTTCATGTCAAGGGCATGCCGGGAAGCCACGTCATCTTGCGCCACCGGCAGGATGGCGCACCGGACAAATCCATTCTCCGGGCCGCGGCATCCATTGCCGCCTGGCACAGCAAGGCCAGAAACGGCGGCACGACCGCCGTTTCGATGACCCGTGCCCGCCACGTATCCAAGCCATCCGGGGCCAAAGCCGGAACGGTCATGATCCGGAAAGAGACGGTGCTCCTGGTCAAACCCGGCCTTCCCGAACCCCCGCATGAGTGA
- the pgm gene encoding phosphoglucomutase (alpha-D-glucose-1,6-bisphosphate-dependent), whose amino-acid sequence MPVHELAGKPAPESLRVNVPALVSAYYTLHPDPLEPSHRIAFGTSGHRGSSLRLQFNEDHIGCITQAICEYRASQGIVGPLFLGKDTHALSEPSFRTAMEVLAANGVHVQVQQGFGYTPTPVVSHAVLCWNRGHDAGQKADGIVITPSHNPPEDGGFKYNPPHGGPAETAVTSWIEKRANDMLRDPAESVRRMPYARALASAFVHPYDYIAAYVGDLDSVIDMEAIRNAGLHLGVDPMGGAAVHYWDVISDRFRLDIRVVNPAVDPAFLFMTVDKDGKIRMDCSSPYAMQRLIGLKAAVDLAFGNDPDVDRHGIVTPDAGLMAPNPFLAVCIDYLFRHRPQWNASTAVGKTLVSSAMIDRVAASLNRSVVEVPVGFKWFVDGLIGGRFGFCGEESAGATLLRKNGDVWTTDKDGIVLDLLAAEILAVTGKTPSMHYEALQQRLGSPVYERIDEKASAGQKAALLSLSPDAIQTRELAGEPILAKLTRAPGNDQPIGGLKVVTENGWFAARPSGTENVYKIYAESFKGKAHLALLQQEARSMVAGVFAAAGCPAE is encoded by the coding sequence ATGCCCGTTCATGAACTTGCCGGAAAACCGGCGCCCGAATCCCTGCGTGTCAACGTTCCGGCCCTTGTCAGCGCTTACTACACCCTGCATCCCGATCCGCTGGAACCTTCGCACCGGATCGCATTCGGCACATCGGGGCATCGGGGCTCCTCGCTGCGGTTGCAGTTCAACGAGGATCACATCGGCTGCATCACCCAGGCCATCTGTGAATACCGGGCATCCCAGGGCATTGTCGGGCCGCTGTTTCTGGGAAAGGATACACATGCCCTGTCCGAGCCGAGCTTCCGGACGGCAATGGAAGTGCTTGCGGCAAACGGTGTGCATGTTCAGGTTCAGCAAGGCTTCGGGTATACGCCGACGCCCGTCGTTTCCCATGCCGTTCTGTGCTGGAATCGCGGCCACGACGCCGGGCAGAAGGCCGACGGCATTGTCATCACCCCTTCCCACAATCCGCCGGAGGATGGCGGTTTCAAGTACAATCCGCCACATGGCGGACCCGCGGAAACCGCCGTCACCAGCTGGATCGAAAAACGGGCCAACGACATGCTCCGGGATCCGGCAGAATCGGTGAGGCGCATGCCTTATGCCAGGGCGCTCGCATCGGCGTTCGTCCATCCTTACGATTATATCGCCGCCTATGTCGGTGATCTGGACAGCGTGATCGACATGGAGGCAATCCGGAATGCCGGGCTTCACCTCGGCGTCGATCCCATGGGCGGGGCTGCGGTGCATTACTGGGATGTCATCTCGGATCGTTTCCGTCTCGACATCCGGGTGGTCAATCCGGCGGTGGATCCCGCCTTTTTGTTCATGACCGTGGACAAGGACGGGAAAATCCGGATGGACTGCTCATCGCCCTATGCCATGCAGCGGCTGATCGGCCTGAAGGCGGCTGTGGATCTGGCCTTCGGAAACGATCCGGATGTGGATCGCCACGGGATCGTGACCCCGGACGCCGGGCTGATGGCGCCCAATCCCTTTCTTGCCGTATGCATCGATTATCTGTTCCGGCACCGGCCGCAGTGGAACGCCTCGACAGCCGTCGGCAAAACCCTGGTCAGCAGCGCCATGATCGATCGGGTGGCGGCCAGCCTGAACAGATCCGTCGTGGAAGTCCCGGTCGGATTCAAATGGTTCGTTGACGGGCTCATTGGGGGGCGTTTCGGATTCTGTGGGGAAGAAAGCGCCGGCGCCACCCTGCTCCGGAAAAACGGGGATGTCTGGACGACGGACAAGGATGGCATCGTTCTCGATCTTCTGGCTGCGGAAATTCTGGCGGTTACCGGGAAAACCCCGAGCATGCACTATGAGGCGCTGCAGCAGCGGCTGGGCAGTCCCGTATACGAGCGCATCGACGAAAAAGCCTCGGCCGGGCAGAAAGCGGCGCTGCTTTCCCTCTCGCCCGATGCCATCCAGACCCGTGAGCTTGCCGGAGAACCGATTCTGGCGAAACTGACCCGTGCGCCGGGAAACGACCAGCCCATCGGCGGTCTCAAGGTCGTCACCGAAAACGGCTGGTTTGCGGCAAGGCCCAGCGGCACCGAAAACGTGTACAAGATCTATGCGGAAAGCTTCAAAGGAAAGGCGCATCTGGCGCTGTTGCAGCAGGAAGCCCGATCCATGGTTGCCGGGGTCTTCGCCGCGGCCGGATGCCCGGCGGAATAG